A portion of the Krasilnikovia cinnamomea genome contains these proteins:
- a CDS encoding helix-turn-helix transcriptional regulator, producing the protein MNADEPHTISVELTDADAIETLLSDAYSSMRVRSSDPPLLRYQRVDAGPFALDSLEQSAVLDVRVEPLQAIVVDRTTTARVDARRGGETSRYDTGELFLAALPDQPYAARVMPGRIDACVLDLGLITRVAAAAPGRRPEPIRFISPDPLSPAVAAHWWSTHRYVAELLNNPEAAASPLIVGSAARQLAAATLAAFPNTALTHPTIEDRHDASTVTLRRAVAYIDEHLADDISAAEIAAAAHVSIRALQLAFRRHLGMPPMAYLRRARLHQAHQDLLAADPATTTIGAVAARWGFANHSRFTALYRKTYGVTPQTTLRND; encoded by the coding sequence ATGAACGCCGATGAACCACACACCATCTCGGTCGAGCTCACCGACGCCGACGCCATCGAAACCCTGCTCAGCGACGCCTACAGCAGCATGCGGGTACGCAGCAGCGATCCTCCCCTGCTGCGCTATCAACGCGTGGACGCGGGACCGTTCGCTCTGGACTCCCTGGAGCAGTCGGCCGTCCTCGACGTACGGGTCGAGCCACTTCAGGCGATCGTCGTCGACCGGACGACGACGGCCAGGGTGGACGCTCGCCGCGGCGGGGAGACCTCGCGCTATGACACCGGCGAGCTCTTCCTCGCCGCGCTACCCGACCAGCCGTACGCGGCCCGGGTCATGCCGGGCCGCATCGACGCGTGTGTCCTCGACCTCGGCCTGATCACCAGGGTGGCGGCCGCCGCGCCCGGGCGCCGCCCCGAGCCGATCCGATTCATCAGCCCCGACCCCCTGTCCCCGGCCGTCGCGGCGCACTGGTGGTCAACCCACCGCTACGTCGCCGAGTTGCTGAACAACCCGGAGGCGGCGGCGTCCCCGCTGATCGTGGGCAGCGCGGCCCGGCAACTGGCCGCCGCGACGCTCGCCGCGTTTCCCAACACCGCGCTGACCCACCCCACCATCGAAGACCGCCACGACGCCTCCACCGTCACCCTGCGGCGGGCCGTCGCGTACATCGATGAGCACCTCGCCGACGACATCAGCGCCGCTGAGATCGCCGCCGCCGCCCACGTCAGCATCCGTGCTCTCCAGTTGGCCTTCCGCCGCCACCTCGGCATGCCGCCGATGGCCTACCTGCGCCGGGCCCGCCTCCATCAGGCCCATCAGGACCTGCTCGCCGCCGACCCCGCGACGACCACCATCGGGGCGGTCGCCGCCCGCTGGGGATTCGCCAACCACAGCCGGTTCACGGCCCTCTACCGCAAGACCTACGGCGTCACCCCGCAGACCACCTTGCGCAACGACTGA
- a CDS encoding STAS domain-containing protein — MATFRNQPTYQWVAPADDGVRRFVAVGELDRHVRDQVAAVLGAVPPATGPHVDIDLGEVTFLDAAIAGLLICYHATAAENGGRVQVVNVSGIPRRVLTITGPPFLAGAAAPPRAHVCAHPAELITTARDVPARFRAICAVARPIRKLRPPRIGKAEK, encoded by the coding sequence ATGGCCACTTTCCGGAACCAACCCACGTACCAATGGGTAGCCCCCGCCGACGATGGTGTGCGGCGCTTCGTCGCCGTCGGCGAACTCGACCGCCACGTCCGTGACCAGGTTGCCGCGGTGCTGGGCGCCGTACCACCGGCGACCGGGCCGCACGTCGACATCGATCTCGGGGAGGTCACCTTCCTCGACGCGGCCATCGCCGGCCTCCTCATCTGCTATCACGCCACCGCGGCCGAGAACGGGGGCCGTGTCCAGGTGGTCAACGTCAGCGGCATCCCGCGACGCGTCCTCACGATCACCGGACCGCCGTTTCTGGCGGGCGCCGCCGCGCCGCCGCGCGCACACGTGTGCGCCCACCCCGCTGAGCTGATCACCACGGCGCGCGACGTCCCGGCCCGCTTCCGGGCCATCTGCGCCGTCGCCCGACCGATCCGGAAATTGCGACCACCTCGCATCGGCAAGGCCGAGAAATAG
- a CDS encoding HIT family protein, giving the protein MADRLGRARRGTVCRLCAEGRPDESRTGARIYAGAHTDAYLARKALVRGYVVVIWRGRHAVEPHHLSADEAASYHADVLRVGRLVDDYFQPMKINYMTMGNRGPHLHTHVTARYLDDPAPGAPLPDGPNMPLPENQWRADVAALRRLVAEG; this is encoded by the coding sequence ATGGCCGACCGACTGGGACGCGCGCGTCGCGGAACCGTGTGCCGCCTCTGCGCCGAGGGCCGGCCTGACGAGTCGCGCACGGGCGCACGGATCTACGCCGGTGCGCACACCGACGCGTACCTCGCCAGGAAGGCCCTGGTACGCGGCTACGTCGTGGTGATCTGGCGCGGCCGGCACGCCGTGGAGCCACATCATCTGAGTGCGGACGAGGCCGCGAGCTATCACGCGGACGTCCTTCGCGTCGGCAGGCTGGTGGACGACTACTTCCAACCTATGAAGATCAACTACATGACCATGGGCAACCGCGGACCCCACCTGCACACCCACGTCACAGCCCGCTACCTCGACGACCCGGCTCCGGGCGCGCCGCTGCCGGACGGCCCCAACATGCCCTTGCCGGAGAACCAGTGGCGCGCCGACGTCGCAGCACTACGCCGGCTCGTGGCAGAGGGATAG
- a CDS encoding GNAT family N-acetyltransferase: MTDTDTAAISIVPANEATPDDLTAIFGVRGEPARCHCQWFKIRDAQWGSVPVEEKARRLREQTHCGDRTAGSTTGLVAYLDGEPAGWCAVEPRTEYVRLLRGRVPWSGRSEDRTDAGVWAVTCFVTRTGFRRRGVSRALAAASVGYARERGARALEGYPIITRPGQTFGWGELYVGSSGIFAAAGFREVSTPTPRRAVMRIDF; the protein is encoded by the coding sequence ATGACGGACACGGACACGGCTGCGATCTCCATCGTGCCGGCCAACGAGGCGACCCCGGACGACCTGACCGCCATCTTCGGAGTACGCGGGGAGCCCGCCCGCTGCCACTGCCAGTGGTTCAAGATCCGGGATGCCCAGTGGGGCTCGGTACCGGTCGAGGAGAAGGCCCGGCGCCTGCGGGAGCAGACCCACTGCGGTGATCGTACGGCCGGCTCGACGACCGGACTGGTCGCGTACCTCGACGGCGAACCGGCCGGGTGGTGCGCGGTCGAACCCCGCACCGAGTACGTGCGCCTGCTGCGCGGCCGCGTGCCGTGGAGTGGGCGCTCGGAGGACCGTACGGATGCCGGGGTGTGGGCGGTGACCTGCTTCGTCACCCGTACCGGGTTCCGCCGTCGCGGGGTCAGCCGGGCGCTGGCGGCCGCCTCCGTGGGCTACGCGCGCGAGCGCGGTGCCCGTGCTCTCGAGGGATATCCGATCATCACCCGGCCGGGGCAGACCTTCGGCTGGGGCGAGCTGTACGTCGGCAGCAGCGGCATCTTCGCCGCCGCCGGATTCCGCGAGGTCTCCACGCCGACACCCCGGCGTGCCGTGATGCGGATCGATTTCTAG
- a CDS encoding response regulator: MTVLLLAEDDPDLRDGLQRLMERAGYVVHAADNGGTALRLAVAEPPDVVLTDLDMPELDGLALCQAIRGRTEIGDIPVAVLSGRLRSADTDLRAAGVCAVLLKPMPNAELIEVVRALAEYGPHPHDTTPCRVLPADGAGRCAGTVSASCGGRPRRDRRTGGVVVDPLADSRNEL, from the coding sequence ATGACCGTATTGCTGCTGGCCGAGGACGACCCCGACCTTCGCGACGGGCTGCAGCGGCTGATGGAGCGGGCCGGCTACGTGGTCCACGCCGCGGACAACGGCGGCACCGCGTTGCGCCTCGCGGTCGCCGAGCCGCCGGATGTCGTGCTCACCGACCTGGACATGCCGGAGCTCGACGGCCTGGCGTTGTGCCAGGCGATCCGCGGCCGGACCGAGATCGGGGACATCCCGGTCGCCGTGCTCAGCGGCCGGTTGCGGTCGGCCGACACCGACCTGCGCGCCGCCGGGGTCTGCGCCGTCCTGCTCAAGCCGATGCCCAACGCCGAGCTGATCGAGGTGGTGCGCGCACTCGCCGAGTACGGGCCGCACCCGCACGACACGACCCCGTGCCGGGTCCTGCCCGCCGACGGGGCGGGGCGGTGCGCCGGCACTGTCTCGGCGAGCTGTGGCGGCCGCCCGAGGCGCGATCGGCGGACCGGGGGCGTGGTCGTGGATCCGCTGGCAGACTCGCGGAATGAGCTCTGA
- a CDS encoding DUF6959 family protein, whose product MSSEKVEVLARTGSHAVVHLPGRAFPGIHVPGDGFAALHLQLAAAARALRAEPGDQDALGELDHVVGEVGAVLAAYERTLAERGIRRPY is encoded by the coding sequence ATGAGCTCTGAGAAGGTCGAGGTGCTCGCGCGTACGGGCAGCCACGCCGTCGTGCACCTGCCGGGCCGCGCGTTTCCCGGCATCCACGTGCCGGGGGACGGCTTCGCGGCGCTGCACCTGCAACTCGCCGCGGCCGCGCGGGCGCTACGTGCGGAGCCGGGTGATCAGGACGCCCTGGGCGAGCTTGATCATGTGGTCGGCGAGGTTGGCGCCGTGCTGGCAGCGTACGAGCGGACGCTGGCGGAGCGTGGGATCCGGCGTCCGTACTGA
- a CDS encoding pyridoxamine 5'-phosphate oxidase family protein — MMETADELANLQRLLDASHATSTEHLRGIIDADRTLTAADLAALLTGMRVLSVATVTAAGEPRISALDGHFLHATWTFSTSATAAKARHLQARPAVSVAHIDGEEMAVFSHGRVEVMTPDDPRWGETIDHWTAHYGSSPLSWGDEIRMYRLRPHWMVGYAFKRSELLASRGVPG, encoded by the coding sequence ATGATGGAGACCGCCGACGAGCTGGCCAACCTGCAACGGCTGCTCGACGCTTCGCACGCCACGTCGACCGAGCATCTGCGGGGCATCATCGACGCGGATCGCACGCTGACGGCAGCTGATCTCGCCGCGTTGCTCACCGGCATGCGGGTGCTCAGCGTGGCCACCGTGACCGCCGCCGGTGAGCCGCGCATCAGCGCGCTCGACGGCCACTTCCTGCACGCCACCTGGACCTTCAGCACGAGCGCGACCGCCGCGAAGGCCCGACATCTCCAGGCGCGACCCGCGGTCAGCGTCGCGCACATCGACGGGGAGGAGATGGCCGTCTTCAGCCACGGCCGGGTCGAGGTCATGACGCCGGACGATCCGCGCTGGGGCGAGACCATCGACCACTGGACGGCGCACTACGGCAGCTCGCCACTGTCCTGGGGCGACGAGATCCGGATGTATCGCCTGCGCCCACACTGGATGGTGGGTTACGCCTTCAAGCGCTCCGAACTGCTCGCCTCGCGTGGCGTCCCCGGCTGA
- a CDS encoding geranylgeranyl reductase family protein, whose amino-acid sequence MVEAPEWDVAVVGAGPGGLAAACAAASAGARTVVLERAAHPRYKTCGGGLIGTSLGIATERIAVPARDTVAAITFAVDGRRAFTRRGGDTPLLTMVRRDDFDLAWHDAAVAAGAKVRANCQARSITQDRRAASVGLADGSTVTARVVIGADGSAGITSRHVGVTFDQQDLGLEVEVVPDPSQRAAWRGRVLLDWGPVPGSYGWVFPKDDELTVGVIMAKGRGGETKEYLARFLARLGLADRPVRRDSGHLTRCRSAGAPLRRGRVLVVGDAAGLLEPWTREGISYALRSGMWAGQAAATACSRAAEPGEEGPLAEGEKRPLAEGEEGPLAEGVERPLAEGEEGPLAEGVERALAGYERQVTRELVPEMVAGRRLLGVFERHPGLVHAAMATPLGWRAFTAFCRGELSMAHILRRPSIRVAVRALGPPG is encoded by the coding sequence GTGGTCGAGGCGCCGGAGTGGGATGTCGCCGTTGTCGGAGCCGGGCCCGGCGGGCTCGCGGCAGCCTGCGCCGCGGCGTCGGCCGGGGCCCGGACGGTGGTTCTGGAGCGAGCCGCGCACCCTCGCTACAAGACCTGCGGGGGCGGCCTGATCGGCACGTCGCTGGGCATCGCTACGGAACGGATCGCGGTACCCGCTCGGGACACGGTCGCGGCGATCACCTTCGCGGTCGACGGGCGCCGGGCGTTCACCCGACGGGGCGGTGACACACCACTGCTCACGATGGTGCGGCGCGACGACTTCGACCTCGCCTGGCACGACGCCGCGGTCGCCGCCGGTGCCAAGGTGCGGGCGAACTGCCAGGCCCGGAGCATCACCCAGGACCGGCGCGCCGCCTCGGTCGGGCTGGCGGACGGCTCGACGGTCACCGCGCGGGTGGTGATCGGCGCCGACGGTTCGGCGGGCATCACCTCCCGCCACGTCGGCGTCACCTTCGACCAGCAGGATCTTGGGCTCGAGGTCGAGGTCGTGCCCGATCCGTCGCAGCGTGCGGCCTGGCGGGGCCGGGTGTTGCTGGACTGGGGGCCCGTGCCGGGCTCGTACGGCTGGGTCTTTCCGAAGGACGACGAGCTCACCGTCGGCGTGATCATGGCGAAGGGCCGGGGCGGCGAGACGAAGGAGTACCTCGCGCGTTTCCTGGCCCGGCTGGGCCTGGCGGATCGTCCCGTCCGGCGCGATTCCGGCCACCTGACCCGGTGCCGCAGCGCTGGCGCGCCACTGCGCCGGGGCCGCGTCCTGGTCGTCGGCGACGCCGCGGGCCTGCTGGAGCCGTGGACCCGCGAGGGCATCAGCTACGCGCTGCGCTCGGGCATGTGGGCGGGCCAGGCCGCCGCGACGGCCTGCAGCCGCGCCGCCGAGCCGGGCGAGGAAGGGCCGCTGGCCGAGGGCGAGAAGCGGCCGCTGGCCGAGGGCGAGGAAGGGCCGCTGGCCGAGGGCGTGGAGCGGCCGCTGGCCGAGGGCGAGGAAGGGCCGCTGGCTGAGGGCGTGGAGCGGGCGCTGGCCGGGTACGAGCGGCAGGTGACCCGCGAACTGGTGCCGGAGATGGTGGCCGGGCGGCGGTTGCTGGGCGTCTTCGAGCGCCATCCCGGCCTTGTGCACGCGGCGATGGCGACCCCGCTGGGCTGGCGGGCGTTCACGGCGTTCTGCCGCGGTGAGCTTTCCATGGCCCATATCCTGCGCAGGCCGTCGATCCGGGTGGCGGTACGCGCGCTGGGTCCCCCGGGTTAG
- a CDS encoding DUF6226 family protein — MSSAQPPRHNAQMGDVDPPPETYLRVTDPGRFDLLHDAAEVLLDELTERYTVERRETTEPFEGRAGDPQVRIVRLIPRSPVAGPLAVAFTDFPGLAVRLGRWHELALPVCGCDACDEDPKQLVDDLHREIYAHVEGGLWEGVRRRLSGSRWETRLIGPDFSQGRSGQLSGRQARAARREGFAAAVRWAPWNRRAADPTEPPPLY, encoded by the coding sequence CTGAGCAGCGCTCAGCCGCCGCGGCATAATGCCCAGATGGGGGACGTCGACCCGCCGCCCGAAACGTATCTCCGGGTCACCGATCCGGGGCGCTTCGACCTGCTCCACGACGCGGCCGAGGTGTTGCTGGACGAGCTGACCGAGCGGTACACCGTCGAGCGGCGGGAGACTACGGAGCCCTTCGAGGGGCGCGCGGGCGACCCGCAGGTCCGCATCGTGCGGCTGATCCCCCGCTCCCCCGTGGCCGGGCCGCTCGCGGTCGCGTTCACGGACTTCCCGGGCCTCGCGGTACGCCTCGGCCGCTGGCACGAACTGGCGCTGCCGGTGTGCGGCTGCGACGCCTGCGACGAGGATCCGAAGCAACTCGTCGACGACCTGCACCGGGAGATCTACGCGCACGTCGAGGGTGGGCTCTGGGAGGGCGTACGGCGGCGCCTCAGCGGCTCGCGGTGGGAAACCCGGCTGATCGGTCCGGACTTCAGCCAGGGGCGCAGCGGGCAGCTGTCGGGCCGGCAGGCACGGGCGGCCCGGCGCGAGGGATTCGCGGCGGCCGTCCGGTGGGCGCCCTGGAACCGGCGGGCCGCCGACCCCACCGAGCCGCCGCCCCTGTACTGA
- a CDS encoding DUF397 domain-containing protein produces the protein MTDRTEPKWRKSSRCGNGTCVEVAKVNDTFLIRDSKNPGAPALTFTPQEWAAFVEGVTAGEFVFD, from the coding sequence ATGACCGACCGCACCGAACCCAAGTGGCGGAAGAGCTCCCGCTGCGGTAACGGCACCTGCGTCGAGGTGGCGAAGGTCAACGACACCTTCCTCATCCGCGACTCCAAGAATCCCGGCGCCCCCGCGCTCACGTTCACCCCACAGGAGTGGGCCGCCTTCGTCGAAGGCGTCACCGCCGGCGAGTTCGTCTTCGACTGA
- a CDS encoding helix-turn-helix domain-containing protein, producing MAEGDSPTVARRRVRLALREAREAAELTQQQVADEMEWSLSKVIRIEGGEVSIAPNDLRPLLTYLGIKDRARINDLLQAAKIARTRQRRFWWQAPEFREHLTDPLRRLIEFEAEMAAIRYYCFYHLPGPMQTPAYAEALMHKWDDELTEEQIRYRIEARKRRRETLNARLDHMRIYILIDESVLWRPIGGNAVMAEQLEQLVDLAASGHVELRMIPFAVDTPMTNNASFELLFLGEDLPENAVLYRENGLTDELVEDLATTSRHRNRYDKVWSAATDEATTVAFIRDRIKALRAAEHSRRGDPNTQ from the coding sequence ATGGCTGAGGGTGACTCGCCCACTGTGGCCAGGCGGCGCGTTCGCCTGGCACTCCGCGAGGCCCGCGAGGCGGCGGAGTTGACCCAGCAGCAGGTCGCCGACGAGATGGAGTGGTCCCTCAGCAAGGTCATCCGCATCGAGGGCGGCGAGGTCAGCATCGCGCCGAACGACCTGCGCCCGCTGCTGACGTACCTCGGCATCAAGGACCGCGCGCGCATCAACGACCTGCTGCAGGCCGCCAAGATCGCCCGGACCCGGCAGCGCCGCTTCTGGTGGCAGGCCCCGGAGTTCCGCGAGCACCTCACCGATCCGCTGCGGCGGCTCATCGAGTTCGAGGCCGAGATGGCGGCGATCCGGTACTACTGCTTCTATCACCTCCCAGGACCGATGCAGACGCCCGCGTACGCCGAGGCGCTCATGCACAAGTGGGACGACGAGCTGACCGAGGAACAGATCCGCTACCGTATCGAGGCGCGCAAGCGCCGCCGCGAAACCCTGAACGCGCGGCTCGACCACATGCGGATCTACATCCTCATCGACGAATCAGTGCTCTGGCGGCCGATCGGCGGCAACGCGGTCATGGCGGAGCAACTCGAACAACTCGTCGACCTCGCCGCCAGCGGCCACGTCGAGCTGCGGATGATCCCGTTCGCCGTGGACACACCGATGACCAACAACGCCAGTTTCGAGCTGCTGTTCCTGGGCGAGGATCTGCCCGAGAACGCGGTGCTGTACCGGGAGAACGGTCTGACCGACGAGCTCGTGGAGGACCTCGCCACCACCTCGCGGCACCGCAACCGGTACGACAAGGTATGGAGCGCGGCCACGGACGAGGCGACCACCGTCGCCTTCATCCGTGACCGGATCAAAGCCCTGCGCGCGGCTGAACACAGCCGGCGGGGCGACCCGAATACGCAGTAA
- a CDS encoding DUF6232 family protein — translation MSTRTYYRGPDAVITDEHFVWRTTSARVFEIRDLRQVHRVSGKPAHPYAIVAGGAVLLTSVGWAALTTPPAYMLGLLTVAAAGALAVTINRTRSRTWRLEATYRGRDVVLYTQSDPRVFNQVSRGLRRAMEAARPPTAGYGLVVT, via the coding sequence ATGAGCACACGCACCTACTACCGCGGGCCCGATGCGGTGATCACCGACGAGCACTTCGTGTGGCGCACCACCTCGGCCCGGGTCTTCGAGATCCGCGACCTGCGGCAGGTACACCGGGTCAGCGGCAAGCCCGCCCACCCGTACGCGATCGTGGCGGGCGGCGCCGTGCTGCTGACCTCCGTCGGCTGGGCCGCACTCACCACCCCGCCGGCCTACATGCTCGGCCTGCTCACCGTCGCCGCAGCGGGCGCACTGGCGGTGACGATCAACCGGACGCGATCACGGACCTGGCGGCTGGAGGCAACGTACCGCGGGCGCGACGTGGTCCTGTACACCCAGTCCGACCCCCGAGTGTTCAACCAGGTCAGCCGCGGTCTGCGGCGGGCGATGGAGGCGGCTCGACCACCTACGGCCGGCTATGGCCTGGTTGTCACCTGA
- a CDS encoding DUF2231 domain-containing protein, whose amino-acid sequence MESRLRIAGEAVQPVLVMFPLGLFAMAAIFDVADLLGAPQFLGALAYWNIVAGLVGGVLATVAGAIDTAYVAHGTAAKRAGVLRTLGSMGVLILFAVILILRMRTPDRVAGGGLLAVELLALAAAGFVAWHGSDLADRHRPAALARAQARHRWY is encoded by the coding sequence ATGGAGAGTCGACTGCGGATCGCGGGCGAGGCGGTGCAACCGGTACTCGTGATGTTCCCGCTCGGACTGTTCGCGATGGCCGCCATCTTCGATGTCGCTGACCTGCTCGGCGCCCCACAGTTCCTCGGCGCGCTGGCGTACTGGAACATCGTCGCCGGCCTCGTCGGCGGTGTGCTGGCCACAGTGGCCGGTGCGATCGACACGGCGTACGTAGCCCACGGCACCGCCGCGAAGCGGGCCGGTGTGCTGCGCACGCTGGGCAGCATGGGCGTACTGATCCTCTTCGCGGTCATCCTGATCCTGCGCATGCGCACGCCCGATCGGGTGGCGGGCGGCGGCCTGCTGGCGGTCGAACTGCTGGCGCTCGCCGCGGCCGGCTTCGTCGCCTGGCACGGCAGCGACCTCGCCGACCGGCACCGCCCGGCGGCCCTGGCCCGGGCCCAGGCCCGCCACCGCTGGTACTGA
- a CDS encoding MFS transporter: MTDRPQRRLGLDLTPLRTSRDFRLVFVGGAVSGFGSFITYVTIPFQVAAITRDPLAVGLLGVCELVPLLVMAFVGGALADFVDRRLLVRGGELALTALCGVLLVNALSDRPHLWLLYLVAAVTAAIDGVQRPALEAMVPRLVTPEQIPATSALQSLGMQIAQLGGPALAGVLLATVDLAWVYAFDLITFAISVTCLSLVRAVPPPPDADRPSIRSVITGLKYAKSRPELLGTYLVDINAMFFGMPQALYPFLAVQLGGPKVLGLLYAAPAVGSLLATVGSGWTGRVHRHGLMVIIAAALWGVGIVGVGLSHTLWFTLFCLAFAGAADMVSGIFRSIIWSQTIPDHLRGRLAGIEMLSYTTGPLLGQLRSGMMARTRLGVGGSIWVGGVLCVVGTAALAAALPAFARYDGANGIARKKAEDEAWVAAAAARAAAA, encoded by the coding sequence GTGACCGACCGACCCCAGCGGCGGCTGGGGCTCGACCTCACCCCGCTGCGCACCTCCCGCGACTTCCGCCTGGTCTTCGTGGGCGGCGCGGTGTCCGGCTTCGGGTCGTTCATCACGTACGTCACGATCCCGTTCCAGGTCGCGGCCATCACCCGCGATCCGCTGGCCGTGGGCCTGCTCGGCGTCTGCGAGCTGGTGCCGCTGCTGGTGATGGCGTTCGTGGGTGGCGCGCTGGCCGACTTCGTGGACCGGCGGCTGCTGGTCCGCGGCGGGGAGCTCGCGCTCACGGCCCTGTGCGGGGTGCTGCTGGTCAACGCCCTCTCCGACCGCCCGCACCTGTGGCTGCTGTACCTGGTCGCCGCGGTGACCGCCGCCATCGACGGCGTGCAGCGCCCCGCCCTGGAGGCGATGGTCCCCCGCCTGGTGACGCCCGAACAGATCCCCGCGACCAGCGCGCTGCAGTCGCTGGGGATGCAGATCGCACAGCTGGGCGGCCCCGCGCTGGCCGGGGTGCTGCTGGCCACCGTCGACCTGGCCTGGGTGTACGCGTTCGACCTGATCACGTTCGCCATCTCGGTGACCTGCCTGTCGCTGGTCCGCGCCGTCCCGCCCCCGCCGGACGCGGACCGCCCGTCGATCCGCTCGGTGATCACCGGCCTGAAGTACGCGAAGAGCCGCCCCGAGCTGCTCGGCACCTACCTGGTCGACATCAACGCGATGTTCTTCGGCATGCCGCAGGCGCTCTACCCGTTCCTTGCCGTGCAGCTCGGCGGCCCGAAGGTGCTCGGCCTGCTGTACGCCGCCCCCGCCGTCGGCTCGCTGCTGGCCACGGTCGGTTCCGGCTGGACCGGCCGGGTGCACCGGCACGGCCTCATGGTGATCATCGCGGCGGCGTTGTGGGGGGTCGGCATCGTCGGCGTCGGCCTGTCGCACACGCTCTGGTTCACCCTGTTCTGCCTGGCGTTCGCGGGCGCCGCCGACATGGTCTCCGGCATCTTCCGCAGCATCATCTGGAGCCAGACCATCCCGGACCACCTGCGGGGACGGCTCGCCGGGATCGAGATGCTCTCGTACACCACCGGCCCCCTGCTGGGACAGCTGCGCTCCGGGATGATGGCGCGGACCCGGCTGGGTGTGGGCGGCTCGATCTGGGTGGGCGGGGTGCTCTGCGTGGTCGGCACCGCGGCGCTTGCGGCGGCGCTGCCGGCGTTCGCCCGCTACGACGGCGCGAACGGGATCGCCCGCAAGAAGGCCGAGGACGAGGCCTGGGTGGCGGCCGCCGCGGCCCGCGCCGCGGCGGCCTAG
- a CDS encoding NUDIX domain-containing protein, whose product MGLTWAESYLGRVRASVGDADTLLFVGARGVIFDESDRLLLIQRSDNGRWAIPAGAMELGESMEDCAIREVWEETGLRATSLTPFAFYSRYTFTNDYGHTYQQILMSFRIHAWEGELRRVTEESVDAGFFPLDALPGPRSLVIQETLADLAAFERTGTIVIK is encoded by the coding sequence GTGGGACTGACGTGGGCGGAATCGTATCTGGGCCGGGTGCGGGCGAGCGTCGGCGATGCCGACACCCTGCTGTTCGTGGGGGCTCGCGGGGTGATCTTCGACGAGTCGGACCGGCTGCTGCTGATCCAGCGCTCGGACAATGGGCGCTGGGCCATCCCGGCGGGCGCGATGGAGCTGGGCGAGAGCATGGAGGACTGCGCGATCCGGGAGGTGTGGGAGGAGACCGGGCTGCGCGCCACGTCGCTGACCCCGTTCGCGTTCTACAGCAGGTACACGTTCACCAACGACTACGGGCACACGTACCAGCAGATCCTGATGTCGTTCCGGATCCACGCGTGGGAGGGCGAGCTGCGGAGGGTGACGGAGGAGTCGGTGGATGCCGGGTTCTTCCCGCTGGACGCGCTGCCGGGCCCCCGTTCCCTGGTCATCCAGGAGACCCTCGCGGATCTGGCCGCCTTCGAACGCACCGGCACCATAGTGATCAAGTAG